One region of Thunnus thynnus chromosome 14, fThuThy2.1, whole genome shotgun sequence genomic DNA includes:
- the fam83ha gene encoding protein FAM83H, translating to MARRSQCSSAGDDPLDPNYLAPHYREEYRLAIDALVEEDLEGYYELLQKVDEVDFLSTPEIHYVRSAVQVPQQSNHQEHHFLETGGDGSSDTYWPIHSDLDAPGLDLGWPHLHHFNGPTEVTTLINPPEPYMPSIKEQARRLIKNAQQVIAIVMDMFTDVDMFRDILNAAMRNVAVYIILDEQNAHHFINMVSNCRVNLQSIQFLRVRTVSGITYHCRSGKSFKGQMMDRFMLTDCRAVLSGNYSFMWSFEKLHRCMAHLFLGQLVSTFDEEFRILFAQSQPLMMENVLAPMEDFNPLQKMQYPRERTSLYRDPRKFRPDDERTDMDWRMMPLKRQGSLHGPVDPYNRFPSEQSQMDPLFDQGHSRMPVMENPTFKRHSYAEGTHGRHSYPFLQQQGLPDLETQGRQFDRGQQPHAGPGPEADYSGYDKFWSRDKSSHSADEYSEPGLPQEMDNFDPVLNYLSSTRNVEFDQGSEKLLPSADLPLSSSYPRRLSLGQTYACQTSPTPSNPTDQKQFFQEPITDRKDPMVKRGLRNLRISSYLSAYDNPGDEGLPLAPPQVPDPLQEPSNPPIQQKSPGMHFSVPKIPHFREFKIPTLRRASQMPSYVKPTVREQSKELPDESTTVAAETKTTPTPSESSSTTEGDKTEEAEPKEPKTSVVRREESFRRKYNAAVPRSSRLRSSLIFSSLDQHTSQDTQTAAGQQDEEGEKDEAKQTKVPFVSQVLGQKRSAARGPFEWSRYIKSATVDNSALEASKPDDGTNKAEEKDSSSKDENSNNPPETPEVQESLKTSDVPSMPQSKPSEAELPKTDQIVQPPKSLLTPLYVDMNDPIERLKFFKELAAKRKAAKAAGAEKSAEKGPMKAPTYLKDNTTVKNEEVVPHEKIADMSVKKQTAQQVNNDPNTSKSCEEEQTRASTDSEKIEMKNIQSAASLPVSAETEAPQSEPPEDQKLSKPAVKECSPCQSPTTTNDTPANVPSLAQGTDKSENTLPDSSPQTTPSPTASSFAPLSPPAETISSNVTQEDSSLTPASNMLSSISDKIGEQESFSPSPPESSQSADKALQISTASSDMQTESTQAPLDTVLQSTSPNTHSVVDSAHVEFDISPDAYAAGSVPSSLESTTKINSEESCAISPDSQKDAPESENSPIAEESEVSSSVVLASPKDVKADSTPQSLSSSSPELCLPNVSDLESSNKPYQKEPITSTPGDPSPEQSETRSLVNPDIPPDASRSETSACLQDAPTQANSLSELNLTGSCSPTPAETVSCSSPMSESVGSVMSPEAERTETSMLVLHSSSDTDSLSSETPTDSNKAPMHPSTEYSSSPTEPTSIVTLVTTEPDLPTPEESPVPADNSYIDNQIEVSKQESNDQARQNDCCEVAEVASDEVAPLSPQSKKPKSTQSRYHSSTAKVLSSSNLRDDTKLLLGQISANSQSRNEATKEFPVTDDEKEDKADKNAKSVKERRIASLGRGPQKSTEERQELLEKLQNMRKERKVYSRFEMAP from the exons ATGGCACGTCGCTCTCAGTGTTCCTCTGCTGGGGATGACCCCCTGGATCCCAACTACCTCGCTCCTCACTATCGGGAAGAGTACCGCTTGGCTATTGACGCACTGGTTGAGGAGGACTTGGAGGGATACTACGAGCTCCTCCAAAAAGTAGATGAGGTGGACTTCCTGTCCACACCTGAGATTCACTATGTTCGGAGTGCTGTTCAGGTCCCTCAGCAGAGCAACCACCAGGAACACCATTTCCTAGAGACTGGGGGTGATGGCTCCTCGGACACATACTGGCCCATCCATTCGGACCTGGATGCCCCGGGCCTGGACCTTGGCTGGCCTCACCTGCATCACTTCAATGGACCCACAGAGGTCACCACTCTAATTAACCCCCCTGAGCCTTACATGCCGAGTATCAAGGAGCAGGCACGACGACTTATTAAGAATGCTCAGCAG GTGATTGCCATAGTGATGGACATGTTTACTGATGTTGACATGTTTAGGGATATTCTCAATGCTGCCATGAGGAATGTTGCCGTCTATATTATCCTAGACGAGCAGAATGCACATCACTTCATTAACATGGTGTCCAACTGCAGAGTAAATCTACAGAGCATCCAA TTTCTACGTGTGAGAACAGTATCTGGCATCACGTACCACTGCCGCTCAGGGAAATCCTTCAAAGGTCAGATGATGGATCGCTTCATGTTGACAGACTGCAGGGCTGTGCTGAGTGGAAACTACAG CTTCATGTGGTCTTTTGAGAAGCTACACCGCTGTATGGCACACCTTTTCCTTGGACAACTTGTCTCAACTTTTGATGAAGAGTTTCGGATTCTGTTTGCTCAGTCGCAGCCGCTGATGATGGAAAATGTGCTTGCTCCAATGGAAGATTTTAACCCTCTACAAAAGATGCAATACCCACGTGAAAGAACTTCACTGTACAGAGACCCCAGGAAGTTTCGTCCAGATGATGAGCGTACAGATATGGACTGGAGAATGATGCCCCTTAAAAGGCAGGGATCCTTGCATGGCCCTGTAGATCCGTACAATAGGTTTCCATCAGAGCAGTCACAAATGGATCCCTTGTTTGATCAAGGTCACTCCAGGATGCCTGTGATGGAAAATCCCACCTTCAAACGGCACAGTTATGCTGAAGGTACTCATGGCAGACACTCTTACCCATTCCTGCAGCAACAGGGGTTGCCAGACCTTGAGACCCAGGGAAGGCAGTTTGACAGGGGCCAGCAGCCACATGCAGGGCCAGGACCCGAAGCAGATTACAGTGGCTATGACAAATTTTGGAGTCGAGACAAGTCAAGTCATTCAGCAGATGAGTATTCTGAACCTGGCTTACCACAAGAGATGGATAACTTTGACCCTGTGCTTAACTATTTATCATCTACCAGAAATGTAGAATTTGACCAGGGCTCAGAGAAATTACTACCTTCAGCAGATTTACCATTAAGTTCATCTTACCCTAGAAGACTGAGTTTAGGCCAGACATATGCATGTCAAACCTCTCCCACACCCTCAAATCCAACTGATCAGAAGCAGTTTTTCCAGGAGCCTATCACTGACCGCAAGGATCCCATGGTGAAACGGGGGCTAAGAAACTTGAGGATTAGCTCGTACCTCAGTGCATACGATAATCCAGGAGATGAAGGCCTGCCACTGGCACCACCTCAGGTACCAGATCCCTTACAAGAACCCTCTAACCCTCCCATACAGCAAAAATCACCAGGCATGCACTTTTCAGTTCCTAAAATCCCTCATTTCAGAGAGTTTAAGATTCCTACTTTACGCAGGGCAAGTCAGATGCCAAGTTATGTCAAACCCACTGTGCGAGAGCAATCAAAGGAATTGCCTGATGAAAGTACTACTGTGGCAGCAGAAACCAAAACGACTCCAACACCTTCAGAATCGTCATCCACAACTGAGGGGGACAAGACAGAGGAAGCAGAACCAAAGGAACCGAAGACTAGTGTTGTTCGAAGGGAGGAGTCGTTCCGTAGGAAATACAATGCAGCAGTACCGCGGAGCTCAAGGTTAAGATCTTCTCTGATATTCAGCTCTCTGGATCAGCATACCTCTCAAGATACCCAAACTGCTGCAGGGCAACAGGATGAGGAGGGTGAAAAAGATGAggcaaaacagacaaaagtacCTTTTGTTTCTCAGGTTTTGGGACAAAAAAGATCCGCTGCAAGAGGACCTTTTGAATGGAGTCGTTACATAAAGTCAGCCACTGTTGATAACTCAGCACTAGAAGCTTCCAAACCAGACGATGGAACCAATAAAGCTGAGGAGAAAGATTCATCTTCAAAAGACGAGAATTCAAACAATCCACCAGAAACCCCTGAGGTACAAGagtcattaaaaacatcagatgtCCCATCAATGCCCCAATCCAAGCCTTCTGAAGCTGAGTTGCCCAAAACTGATCAAATAGTACAACCCCCCAAATCTTTGCTCACTCCACTCTATGTAGATATGAATGATCCTATTGAGAGGCTCAAGTTTTTCAAAGAGTTGGCAGCCAAACGCAAAGCTGCAAAGGCTGCAGGAGCTGAAAAGAGTGCAGAGAAGGGTCCAATGAAAGCACCAACTTATCTGAAAGACAACACAACTGTTAAAAATGAGGAAGTTGTACCACATGAAAAAATTGCTGATATGTCTGTCAAAAAGCAAACCGCACAGCAGGTCAATAATGACCCCAATACATCTAAAAGCTGTGAAGAGGAACAAACCAGAGCTTCAACTGATTCAGAGAAAATAGAGATGAAGAACATCCAATCAGCAGCATCCCTGCCTGTTTCTGCAGAAACAGAAGCCCCTCAGAGTGAACCACCAGAAGACCAAAAGCTGTCAAAACCTGCTGTAAAAGAGTGTAGCCCCTGTCAGTCACctacaacaacaaatgacaCACCTGCAAATGTTCCATCTCTTGCGCAAGGTACtgataaaagtgaaaacactttgCCCGATTCCAGTCCTCAGACCACCCCAAGTCCCACAGCTTCCAGCTTTGCCCCTCTTTCCCCTCCAGCAGAGACTATATCTTCTAATGTCACCCAAGAAGACTCAAGCTTGACCCCAGCCTCCAACATGCTGTCCTCAATTTCTGACAAAATAGGAGAACAGGAATCTTTCAGTCCCTCCCCACCTGAATCCTCCCAATCAGCGgacaaagctttacaaataTCTACTGCTTCGTCTGACATGCAGACAGAATCTACTCAAGCTCCATTAGATACTGTTTTACAGTCGACTTCACCCAATACCCATTCAGTAGTTGACTCTGCTCATGTGGAATTTGATATTTCACCTGATGCATATGCTGCTGGTTCAGTGCCCTCCTCATTAGAGTCTACTACAAAGATAAACTCTGAGGAATCTTGTGCGATTTCACCTGATTCACAAAAAGATGCTCCTGAATCAGAAAACAGCCCCATTGCAGAGGAATCTGAGGTTTCTTCCAGTGTTGTTCTTGCATCACCAAAGGATGTCAAAGCTGATAGCACACCTCAGAGCCTTAGCTCTTCATCACCCGAGTTGTGTTTACCCAATGTATCTGATCTTGAAAGTAGTAATAAACCATACCAAAAAGAGCCCATTACTTCTACACCAGGAGACCCTTCACCTGAGCAATCAGAAACTAGGTCTCTTGTCAATCCAGACATTCCTCCTGATGCCTCCCGATCTGAAACAAGTGCATGTCTTCAAGATGCACCAACACAAGCAAACTCTCTCTCTGAACTTAACCTGACAGGATCTTGCTCTCCCACTCCTGCTGAAACAGTATCATGTTCTTCTCCTATGTCTGAGTCAGTTGGATCTGTCATGTCCCCTGAGGCTGAAAGAACAGAAACGAGCATGCTTGTATTGCACAGTTCCTCAGATACTGATTCTTTATCCAGTGAGACTCCAACAGACTCAAACAAAGCTCCAATGCACCCATCTACAGAATATTCTTCTAGCCCAACTGAGCCTACCTCGATAGTCACATTAGTCACAACAGAGCCTGATCTGCCAACACCTGAAGAGTCACCTGTACCTGCTGATAATAGTTATATAGACAATCAAATTGAAGTAAGCAAACAGGAATCTAATGACCAAGCAAGGCAAAATGACTGCTGCGAGGTGGCAGAGGTTGCATCAGATGAAGTTGCTCCTCTGTCACCACAGTCCAAGAAGCCAAAATCAACCCAGTCTCGCTACCACTCGTCAACAGCCAAAGTGCTCTCAAGCAGCAACCTCAGAGATGATACAAAGCTGCTGCTAGGGCAAATTTCTGCAAATAGCCAAAGCAGGAACGAGGCGACCAAAGAGTTtcctgtcacagatgatgagaaAGAAGATAAAGCTGACAAAAACGCCAAAAgtgtgaaagaaagaaggatTGCGTCACTTGGCAGAGGGCCGCAGAAGTCAACTGAGGAGCGCCAGGAGCTGCTGGAAAAGCTCCAGAAcatgaggaaggagaggaaagtTTACAGTCGATTTGAG ATGGCACCTTAA
- the mlh1 gene encoding DNA mismatch repair protein Mlh1, whose amino-acid sequence MAGVIRRLDETVVNRIAAGEVIQRPANAVKEMIENCLDAKSTSIQVTVKDGGLKLLQIQDNGTGIRKEDMEIVCERFTTSKLQTFEDLSAISTYGFRGEALASISHVAHVTITTKTADAKCAYRANYSDGKLKGPPKPCAGNQGTQILVEDLFYNVSTRRKALKSPSDEYSRIVEVVSRYAIHNSGKSFSVKKQGETVADVRTLPNASVVDNIRGVFGNAVSRELIEVGCEDLKLAYKMKGYISNANYSVKKCLLILFINHRLVESSALKKAIETVYAAYLPKNTHPFLYLSLEIAPQNVDVNVHPTKHEVHFLHEDSVIESIQKHIESKLLGSNSSRTYFTQTLLPGLSVSGGSEVKSSGATAESGERVYAHQMVRTDCRAQKLDAFLQPKEKPPPDPEPAGPGSREATTKIVEPHDVEMDETDDADLLQALDEEEAEVPKDDKESSVSTHDVQRKRPRKEEQQQQEKEEEDQTAADTFKRRVIKLNSIKDLRTEITDNTHKGLQEMLQNHSFVGCVNPQWTLIQHHTKLYLLNTSKLSQELFNQILIYDFGNFGVLRLSTPAPIYELAMLALDSEESGWTEEDGPKEGLAQYIVDFLKKKAEMLEDYFSMEIDQEGNLVGLPLLLDKYTPIMEGLPMFILRLATEVNWDSEKECFRDFCKECSMFYSIRKQYILEAEPGEEQDAELNSWRWKVEHVIFKAFRTLFSPPKHLSEDGTVLQIANLPDLYKVFERC is encoded by the exons ATGGCAGGAGTTATCCGGAGGCTCGACGAGACTGTTGTCAACCGGATTGCTGCAGGAGAAGTTATCCAGCGTCCTGCCAATGCCGTCAAGGAAATGATTGAAAACTG TCTGGATGCCAAGTCCACCAGCATCCAGGTGACGGTGAAAGACGGCGGGCTGAAGCTCCTCCAGATTCAGGACAACGGCACCGGCATCAGG AAAGAAGATATGGAAATTGTTTGTGAACGCTTTACCACGAGCAAACTCCAGACTTTTGAGGACCTCTCGGCTATTTCAACCTATGGATTCAGAGGAGAG GCCCTTGCTAGTATAAGCCATGTTGCTCATGTGACCATAACGACAAAGACAGCTGATGCCAAGTGTGCCTACAG AGCCAACTACAGCGATGGCAAACTAAAAGGCCCTCCTAAACCCTGTGCTGGAAACCAGGGAACACAAATCCTC GTGGAGGACCTCTTCTATAATGTGTCCACCAGGAGGAAAGCTTTAAAAAGCCCCAGTGATGAGTACTCCAGGATTGTAGAGGTTGTCAGCAG GTACGCCATACACAATTCAGGGAAAAGCTTTTCTGTCAAGAAG CAAGGAGAGACTGTGGCAGACGTGAGGACTCTTCCCAACGCATCTGTAGTAGATAATATTCGAGGAGTTTTTGGCAATGCAGTCAGCAG GGAGCTGATCGAAGTTGGCTGCGAGGATCTGAAGCTCGCTTATAAGATGAAAGGCTACATCTCAAACGCAAACTACTCAGTCAAAAAATGCCTGCTGATCCTCTTCATCAACC ATCGTCTGGTGGAGTCGAGTGCTTTGAAGAAAGCAATCGAGACAGTTTACGCTGCATACCTGCCTAAGAACACACATCCTTTTCTTTATCTCAG CTTAGAGATCGCCCCGCAGAATGTAGATGTGAACGTCCATCCCACAAAACATGAGGTGCATTTCCTGCACGAAGACAGTGTCATTGAGAGCATTCAGAAGCACATTGAGAGCAAACTGCTGGGCTCCAACTCCTCACGCACATATTTCACTCAG aCGTTGCTGCCGGGCCTGTCAGTCTCAGGTGGCAGTGAGGTGAAGTCCTCCGGCGCCACAGCAGAATCCGGCGAGCGAGTCTACGCACATCAGATGGTGAGGACTGATTGTCGCGCTCAGAAGCTGGATGCCTTCCTCCAACCAAAAGAGAAGCCACCTCCTGACCCTGAACCAGCTGGTCCCGGAAGCAGGGAGGCTACGACCAAAATCGTAGAGCCACATGATGTAGAGATGGACGAGACGGATGACGCAGACCTGCTGCAGGCCCTGGATGAGGAAGAGGCAGAGGTGCCAAAAGACGACAAAGAAAGCAGCGTCAGTACTCATGACGTTCAAAG GAAGCGTCCCAGgaaagaggagcagcagcagcaggaaaaagaagaggaggaccagacagctgcagacacgTTCAAGAGACGAGTTATCAAGCTGAACAGCATCAAAGACCTGAGAACTGAGATCacagataacacacacaaag gaCTTCAAGAAATGCTGCAGAATCATTCATTTGTGGGCTGCGTCAATCCCCAGTGGACTCTGATCCAGCATCACACCAAACTGTACCTGCTCAACACCAGCAAACTCAG cCAGGAACTTTTCAACCAAATACTGATCTATGACTTTGGGAACTTTGGTGTACTAAGACTATCT ACACCTGCTCCAATTTATGAGCTGGCCATGTTggctctggactctgaggagaGCGGCTGGACAGAGGAGGATGGACCTAAAGAAGGCTTGGCTCAGTACATAGTGGACTTCCTGAAGAAGAAAGCTGAGATGCTGGAGGACTACTTTTCCATGGAAATAGACCAG GAAGGAAATCTGGTAGGACTGCCGTTACTGCTTGATAAGTACACTCCCATCATGGAAGGTCTTCCAATGTTCATCCTGCGCCTGGCCACTGAG GTGAACTGGGACAGTGAGAAGGAGTGCTTCAGAGACTTCTGTAAGGAGTGCAGCATGTTCTACTCCATCAGGAAGCAGTACATCCTGGAGGCAGAGCCGGGGGAGGAGCAG GATGCTGAGCTGAACTCATGGCGTTGGAAAGTTGAGCATGTCATCTTCAAGGCTTTCCGAACTCTCTTCAGTCCTCCAAAGCACTTGAGCGAGGACGGCACCGTGCTGCAGATAGCTAACTTACCTGACCTCTATAAAGTGTTTGAGAGATGCTGA